The proteins below come from a single Halobacillus salinarum genomic window:
- a CDS encoding NADPH-dependent FMN reductase yields MREYTKEHTKAWSEKIDTFDGFIFVTPEYNHATSPALMNAIDYLYKEWNNKAAGFVGYGAAGATTAVENLRMMMAEIQVADVRAQVRLSLFTDFENFSKFKPASYQEKTLHAMMGQVINWSRALGALR; encoded by the coding sequence ATCAGGGAGTACACAAAGGAACATACTAAGGCGTGGTCGGAAAAAATAGATACGTTTGATGGTTTTATTTTCGTAACACCTGAATATAATCACGCAACTTCACCTGCTCTTATGAATGCGATCGATTACTTGTATAAGGAATGGAATAATAAAGCAGCTGGTTTTGTCGGATACGGGGCTGCTGGTGCTACGACTGCCGTTGAAAATCTTCGAATGATGATGGCTGAGATTCAGGTTGCTGACGTACGTGCTCAGGTCCGGCTTTCTCTCTTTACCGATTTTGAGAATTTCAGTAAGTTTAAACCTGCTTCCTATCAAGAAAAAACGCTCCATGCCATGATGGGTCAGGTAATCAACTGGAGTAGAGCATTGGGTGCACTTCGGTAA
- a CDS encoding NADPH-dependent FMN reductase, whose translation MSKIAIILGSTRPGRNGMAVAQWVYEIASHRNDATFEIVDIADYHLPLLDEPKGAASGSTQRNILRRGRKK comes from the coding sequence ATGAGTAAAATAGCAATTATTCTTGGAAGTACACGGCCAGGTCGGAATGGTATGGCCGTCGCCCAGTGGGTATATGAAATTGCGAGTCATCGTAACGATGCTACTTTTGAAATCGTAGATATTGCAGATTATCATCTGCCACTGCTTGATGAACCAAAGGGCGCAGCATCAGGGAGTACACAAAGGAACATACTAAGGCGTGGTCGGAAAAAATAG